The following proteins are encoded in a genomic region of Candidatus Leptovillus gracilis:
- a CDS encoding prolipoprotein diacylglyceryl transferase — translation MYPTLSLGPFVFPTAGLVYLLGIWLALTLVERAAKRLRLNVAATYGLTVTGLVAGFVGARLLFVLEYWAAFQANLLGIIWPLTNGYNLWGGLFFGVAAAFFYGRYKQLPLWSTLDALAPGLLTAFLTISLADFLAGPGYGTLTRMPWGIPVFGVRRQPVQLYEVAVGLAALSLWWRVADRRTFPGQLFLLTAILYSAGRLFVDAFRDNAWLTADGYHITQITALFILLSSLILLARFSTRQPHPLHNS, via the coding sequence ATGTACCCAACCCTCAGCCTCGGACCCTTTGTCTTTCCCACCGCCGGACTTGTCTATCTGCTGGGCATTTGGCTGGCGCTGACGCTCGTCGAGCGGGCGGCCAAACGACTGCGCCTGAACGTAGCGGCGACGTATGGCCTGACTGTGACCGGTCTGGTGGCCGGCTTTGTGGGGGCGCGGTTGTTGTTTGTGCTGGAATATTGGGCCGCTTTTCAGGCGAACTTGCTGGGAATTATCTGGCCGTTGACCAATGGCTACAACTTGTGGGGCGGTCTGTTTTTTGGCGTGGCGGCAGCGTTTTTTTACGGCCGTTACAAACAACTCCCCCTCTGGTCCACCCTAGACGCCCTGGCCCCCGGCCTGCTCACCGCCTTTCTCACCATCAGCCTGGCCGATTTTTTGGCCGGACCCGGCTACGGCACACTCACCCGTATGCCCTGGGGCATCCCCGTCTTCGGCGTCCGCCGCCAACCCGTACAACTATACGAAGTCGCTGTCGGGCTGGCTGCCCTGTCCCTCTGGTGGCGCGTCGCCGACCGACGCACCTTTCCCGGCCAACTCTTCTTGCTGACGGCCATCCTCTACAGCGCCGGTCGGCTCTTTGTGGACGCCTTCCGCGACAACGCCTGGCTGACAGCCGACGGCTACCATATCACCCAAATCACCGCCCTGTTTATCCTGCTGTCCAGCCTCATCCTCCTGGCCCGCTTCTCCACCCGCCAACCACACCCACTTCATAATTCATAA
- a CDS encoding TlpA family protein disulfide reductase, whose amino-acid sequence MLRNRYEWAIWIVVAALLGGGWIVLSKEDVRQAQTPTLTEAPIVGHLAPDFTLPTVLGETHTLSAYRGQPVVLNFWASWCGPCRVEMPFFTRAQMKFNGRATILGVNQGESLTTVRDFATRQAIGYPLLVDDDNDVNLRYTINSLPTTIFVDADGVVREVIVGVVSQAVLEDRISSLLAEKP is encoded by the coding sequence ATGCTGCGTAACAGGTATGAATGGGCCATCTGGATTGTGGTGGCGGCGCTGTTGGGCGGCGGCTGGATTGTGCTGTCTAAGGAAGATGTTCGTCAGGCTCAAACCCCGACGCTAACAGAAGCGCCGATTGTGGGACATCTGGCGCCGGATTTTACGCTGCCCACCGTTCTGGGCGAAACCCACACCCTCAGTGCGTATCGCGGACAGCCGGTAGTGTTAAATTTCTGGGCCAGTTGGTGCGGACCATGCCGGGTGGAAATGCCCTTTTTTACGCGGGCGCAGATGAAATTTAACGGCCGTGCCACCATTCTTGGCGTCAATCAGGGCGAATCGTTAACCACCGTACGCGACTTTGCGACACGGCAAGCCATTGGCTACCCGCTGTTGGTAGACGACGACAACGACGTAAACCTGCGTTACACCATCAACAGCCTGCCCACCACCATCTTCGTAGACGCCGATGGCGTGGTCCGCGAAGTCATCGTCGGCGTCGTCTCGCAAGCCGTCCTGGAAGACCGAATTAGCAGCCTGCTGGCGGAGAAGCCTTAA
- the rimO gene encoding 30S ribosomal protein S12 methylthiotransferase RimO has translation MSKQQQKKNFFLLSLGCSKNTVDSESMASLLYKAGFSGVTDPEDASVLIVNTCGFIEDARQESIAALRELAELKQPNQLLIAAGCMAQRYGAEVVEWAPGVDGVIGTRRWMDIVRFVRRLRRSKHPEPLYHLPDEATTVGRDEPGVLRTAVQGRSAYLKISDGCRRPCAFCAIPQIKGTHVSRPPQAIIAEARRLQDAGMQELILIAQDTTDYGHDLGLKNGLSQLLQDIVNAAPDIPWIRLMYAYPGYVTDELIETMATHPQILPYLDIPLQHGHRETLKRMRRPANIEWVYGTLEKLRRAVPDIAIRTTFIVGYPGETDEEFDGLKQFVRDLQFDRVGAFTYSYEASTPSASVSWQVPQEVKEARQGELMALQQHISLTRNQAQVGRTLPVLIEGYGDNVSIGRSYRDAPEIDGLVLIPGELPLGELVPIRIDGAMTYDLTGTPDIGLPVSDFGLTLNAA, from the coding sequence ATGAGCAAACAACAACAGAAGAAGAACTTTTTCTTGCTCAGTCTCGGCTGTAGCAAAAATACAGTGGACTCTGAAAGCATGGCCAGCCTGCTCTACAAAGCAGGTTTTTCCGGCGTCACCGACCCGGAAGACGCCAGTGTCCTCATCGTCAATACTTGCGGGTTTATTGAAGACGCGCGCCAGGAATCTATCGCTGCTCTGCGCGAACTGGCTGAATTAAAGCAGCCCAATCAACTGCTGATTGCCGCTGGCTGCATGGCGCAGCGCTACGGCGCGGAAGTGGTGGAGTGGGCGCCGGGTGTGGATGGAGTGATTGGCACGCGCCGCTGGATGGATATTGTGCGCTTCGTGCGCCGACTCCGGCGCAGCAAACACCCCGAACCGCTCTATCACCTGCCCGACGAGGCGACGACGGTGGGCCGCGATGAGCCGGGGGTGTTGCGAACGGCCGTGCAAGGTCGCAGCGCCTACCTCAAAATATCCGATGGCTGTAGACGGCCGTGCGCCTTCTGCGCCATCCCTCAAATCAAAGGAACCCACGTCAGCCGCCCACCCCAGGCCATCATCGCCGAAGCCCGCCGCCTGCAAGACGCCGGGATGCAAGAACTCATCCTCATCGCCCAAGACACCACCGACTACGGCCACGACCTGGGCCTAAAAAACGGCCTCAGCCAACTGCTGCAAGACATCGTTAACGCCGCGCCCGACATCCCCTGGATTCGCCTGATGTACGCCTATCCCGGCTACGTCACCGATGAACTCATCGAAACGATGGCCACCCACCCGCAAATCTTGCCTTATCTGGACATCCCCTTGCAGCACGGCCACCGCGAAACGCTGAAGCGGATGCGCCGCCCGGCCAATATCGAATGGGTCTACGGCACGCTGGAAAAACTGCGCCGCGCCGTGCCCGACATCGCCATCCGCACCACCTTCATCGTCGGCTACCCCGGCGAAACGGATGAGGAGTTTGACGGCTTAAAACAGTTTGTGCGTGATTTGCAGTTCGACAGGGTCGGCGCGTTCACCTACTCCTACGAAGCCTCTACCCCCTCGGCCAGCGTATCCTGGCAAGTGCCCCAAGAAGTCAAAGAGGCGCGTCAGGGCGAATTGATGGCCTTGCAGCAGCATATCTCCCTGACGCGCAATCAGGCGCAGGTAGGGCGCACCTTGCCAGTGTTGATTGAAGGCTACGGCGATAACGTCAGCATCGGCCGCAGCTACCGCGACGCGCCAGAAATTGACGGCCTGGTATTAATCCCCGGCGAACTGCCGCTGGGCGAACTGGTCCCCATCCGTATTGACGGAGCGATGACCTACGACCTCACCGGCACGCCAGATATTGGTTTGCCAGTTTCAGATTTCGGATTGACACTCAATGCTGCGTAA
- a CDS encoding helix-turn-helix domain-containing protein has translation MDELGHILREARETKGFTLEDVQEEIRINAKYLKSLESGDYNALPTPVHARGFLRNYARYLGLDPQPLLDRYESTLSRLPTKAAAPTNGSSSKKLPPIDFDSPVFYDPVNVEVDVGQRRDPESALRVIIVIALIIAVALVANRFVPLFMGNGDGSAAITDGINDALLNITNRAEATATAAATESQTPTADQQPIFVPGNVVTSTNRNNFDATPAPLPTRPSLPATLDEIKLRLDITERTWMEVTIDGDVVFSGWVKNGDPPYEWTATREAKVNTGNAVGVFVTINDIAWGRMGNRGENKEEIWRTTNN, from the coding sequence ATGGACGAACTCGGACACATCCTTCGCGAAGCCCGCGAAACCAAAGGCTTTACCCTGGAGGATGTTCAAGAAGAAATTCGCATCAATGCGAAATATCTAAAATCGCTGGAAAGCGGCGATTATAACGCCCTGCCGACGCCGGTTCACGCACGCGGCTTCCTGCGCAACTATGCCCGTTACCTGGGGCTGGACCCGCAGCCGCTGCTAGACCGCTACGAGAGTACTCTCAGCCGCCTGCCAACCAAAGCAGCCGCCCCAACCAATGGTAGCAGCAGCAAAAAGTTGCCGCCCATAGATTTCGATTCCCCCGTATTTTACGATCCGGTCAATGTCGAGGTGGACGTTGGACAGCGGCGCGACCCGGAATCGGCCTTACGGGTGATCATCGTCATCGCCCTGATAATTGCCGTAGCTCTGGTAGCCAACCGCTTTGTGCCCTTGTTTATGGGCAATGGTGATGGCTCGGCAGCGATCACCGATGGCATCAACGACGCGCTGTTGAACATTACCAACCGCGCCGAGGCTACCGCCACCGCCGCCGCCACCGAGAGCCAAACGCCCACAGCCGACCAGCAGCCCATCTTTGTGCCCGGCAACGTGGTCACCTCCACCAACCGCAATAATTTCGACGCCACACCGGCGCCGCTGCCGACACGGCCGTCACTGCCCGCCACCCTCGACGAAATCAAACTCCGTCTGGACATCACCGAACGCACCTGGATGGAAGTGACCATTGATGGCGACGTGGTATTCAGCGGTTGGGTCAAAAATGGCGATCCACCCTACGAATGGACGGCCACCCGCGAAGCCAAAGTCAACACCGGCAACGCCGTCGGCGTGTTTGTCACCATCAACGACATTGCCTGGGGGCGAATGGGCAATCGCGGCGAAAACAAAGAAGAAATCTGGCGCACAACCAATAATTAG
- a CDS encoding 50S ribosomal protein L9, translating to MKVLLKEDVDNLGLAGEIHEVAPGFGRNYLIPKGFAVKATAGAMNQATVWRKKAEARRAQIRAEYEALAVQIEGVTLTFTARAGETGKLYGSITTAQVADALNEALGIEIDRRKVGEDPLRQLGTHKVVVRLTGEIHPHVTVIIESEAVEETAAEVTAVAPTVYEEEVDEFDAYEEFEDAF from the coding sequence ATGAAGGTGCTGTTGAAAGAAGATGTAGATAATTTGGGTTTGGCGGGCGAGATCCACGAAGTTGCGCCTGGGTTTGGTCGCAATTACCTGATTCCCAAGGGGTTTGCCGTAAAAGCAACCGCCGGAGCCATGAACCAGGCCACTGTCTGGCGTAAAAAGGCCGAAGCGCGCCGCGCCCAAATCCGCGCCGAATATGAAGCCCTGGCTGTTCAAATCGAAGGCGTTACCCTGACGTTTACGGCGCGCGCCGGCGAAACCGGGAAATTGTATGGTTCTATCACCACCGCCCAGGTGGCCGATGCGTTGAATGAGGCATTGGGCATAGAAATTGACCGGCGCAAAGTGGGCGAAGATCCGCTGCGTCAGTTGGGCACTCATAAAGTGGTGGTGCGCCTGACCGGTGAAATTCACCCCCATGTAACGGTGATCATCGAGTCTGAAGCGGTTGAAGAGACGGCCGCCGAAGTAACGGCCGTTGCCCCCACCGTCTACGAAGAAGAAGTAGACGAATTTGATGCGTATGAAGAATTCGAAGACGCATTCTAA